A part of Variovorax sp. HW608 genomic DNA contains:
- a CDS encoding sigma-70 family RNA polymerase sigma factor: protein MTQGNPLARSEAEIALRDLFLRGLDGDEAAYRAFLRKLSAHLRAYLARRLFGWPDEVEDLVQECLLAMHNQRHTYQSDQPLTAWVHAIARYKMIDLLRAKSAREALHEPLDDDLAVFAESATESSDARRDLAGLLDTLPDRHRLPIVHVKLEGLSVAETAKLTGMSESAVKVGIHRGLKALALKIREAI from the coding sequence ATGACCCAAGGGAACCCGTTGGCAAGGAGCGAGGCCGAGATTGCGCTGCGCGACCTTTTTCTGCGCGGGCTGGACGGCGACGAGGCGGCCTATCGCGCCTTTCTGCGAAAGCTCAGCGCGCACCTGCGCGCGTACCTGGCCAGGCGCCTGTTCGGCTGGCCCGATGAAGTGGAAGATCTCGTCCAGGAATGCCTTCTCGCCATGCACAACCAGCGCCACACCTACCAGAGCGACCAGCCGCTGACGGCCTGGGTGCATGCGATCGCGCGCTACAAGATGATCGATCTGCTGCGCGCCAAGTCCGCGCGCGAAGCGCTGCACGAGCCGCTGGATGACGACCTGGCGGTGTTCGCCGAATCGGCCACCGAGTCGAGCGATGCGCGCCGCGATCTGGCCGGGTTGCTCGATACCTTGCCGGACCGCCATCGCCTGCCGATCGTGCACGTCAAGCTCGAAGGCCTCTCGGTGGCGGAGACGGCGAAGCTCACCGGCATGTCGGAGTCCGCGGTCAAGGTGGGCATCCATCGCGGCCTGAAGGCGCTGGCGCTGAAGATCAGGGAGGCGATCTGA
- a CDS encoding Lrp/AsnC family transcriptional regulator has translation MYETDLDRIDRKILGFLQEHGRASNLELAEAAGLSPAQCHRRHRRLEEAGYIARYETRLAPARLDLHVVAFILVAMEKGHIRDLSKFTNVVTDLPEVLECYSITGDYDFVMKVIARDLKGLSQFLIEKLMRLPGVDGVRSSVCLDEFKCTSALPLPE, from the coding sequence TTGTACGAGACCGATCTGGACCGCATCGACCGCAAGATCCTGGGCTTCCTGCAGGAGCACGGCCGGGCCTCCAACCTCGAGCTGGCCGAGGCCGCCGGCCTGTCGCCGGCGCAGTGCCACCGCCGCCACCGGCGCCTGGAGGAAGCCGGCTACATCGCCCGCTACGAGACGCGGCTGGCCCCTGCCCGGCTCGACCTGCACGTGGTCGCCTTCATCCTCGTGGCGATGGAAAAGGGTCACATCCGCGACCTGTCGAAGTTCACCAACGTGGTGACCGACCTGCCGGAAGTGCTGGAGTGCTACTCGATCACCGGCGACTACGACTTCGTGATGAAGGTCATCGCGCGCGACCTGAAGGGGCTGTCGCAGTTCCTGATCGAGAAGCTGATGCGGCTGCCCGGCGTGGACGGCGTGCGGTCCAGCGTGTGCCTGGACGAGTTCAAGTGCACGAGCGCGCTGCCGTTGCCGGAGTGA
- a CDS encoding DUF1109 domain-containing protein, with the protein MKTDDLISMLAGSATPVPRHATSRRLSSAMLAGLPLSFAIMLLVYGLRRDLMEVMALPIFWVRLLFPICIAVGAYLMAERLARPGVRVRKAWLGLAVPLLVIWGVAAYTLMSAPAGERPALVMGQTWRTCTANIAFVALPVFVAALVALKGLAPTRPALAGAAAGLMAGGAGAAVYALHCVELAAPFFAVWYVLGVSVPAAAGALIGARWLRW; encoded by the coding sequence ATGAAGACCGACGATCTCATCTCGATGCTCGCCGGCAGCGCCACGCCGGTGCCCAGGCATGCGACGAGCCGGCGGCTGTCGAGCGCCATGCTGGCCGGGCTGCCGCTGTCCTTCGCCATCATGCTGCTGGTCTATGGCCTGCGGCGCGACCTGATGGAAGTGATGGCGCTGCCGATCTTCTGGGTGCGCTTGCTGTTTCCGATCTGCATCGCGGTGGGTGCCTACCTGATGGCCGAGCGTCTGGCGCGGCCGGGTGTGCGCGTTCGCAAGGCGTGGCTCGGGCTGGCCGTGCCGCTGCTCGTGATCTGGGGCGTTGCGGCCTACACGCTGATGTCCGCACCCGCCGGCGAGCGCCCTGCATTGGTCATGGGTCAGACGTGGCGGACCTGCACGGCCAACATTGCCTTCGTTGCGTTGCCGGTCTTCGTCGCTGCACTGGTCGCACTCAAGGGGCTCGCGCCGACGCGGCCAGCGCTCGCGGGCGCGGCCGCCGGTTTGATGGCCGGCGGGGCTGGGGCCGCGGTCTATGCGCTGCACTGCGTGGAATTGGCGGCGCCGTTTTTCGCGGTCTGGTACGTGCTCGGCGTTTCCGTGCCGGCGGCGGCGGGGGCGCTGATCGGCGCGAGGTGGTTGAGGTGGTGA